A window of the Alternaria dauci strain A2016 chromosome 3, whole genome shotgun sequence genome harbors these coding sequences:
- a CDS encoding mitochondrial 54S ribosomal protein uL3m: MPPKAPLNWGLLPPSFLVPLSARCVLQQNAHQISSRPAIAYTSIRTIKSTFTPKPDRFAHHPAREALTSTSTAALERKAHSTPLRTGLLALKKGMTSIYDPETGKRTACTVLQLDRNEVVAHKRRDKNGYWAVQIGAGQKEARNVSRPMLGHFAGAGVSPKRWVVEFKVRDEAGLGVGIGEMVGAGWFTKGQWVDVKAISRGMGFAGGMKRHGFGGQPASHGQSLMHRGMGSAGGSQGSGSRVLPGKRMPGNMGNESVTVKNLRVLQVDEQNGIVVVNGCVPGPKNQIIRVQDARGKPWPAGPMSTAELKPAEILAEAGVPDATEATASA; the protein is encoded by the exons ATGCCACCCAAAGCTCCCCTCAATTGGGGCCTCTTACCGCCATCCTTTCTAGTTCCTTTATCAGCGCGCTGCGTCCTCCAGCAGAATGCGCATCAAATATCCTCAAGACCCGCCATCGCATACACATCGATCCGAACCATCAAATCCACTTTCACACCCAAACCCGACCGCTTCGCACACCATCCCGCCCGAGAAGCCCTCACCAGCACATCTACCGCAGCGCTCGAGCGAAAAGCCCACAGCACACCCCTGCGGACGGGTCTTCTCGCGCTCAAAAAGGGCATGACATCCATCTACGACCCCGAAACAGGGAAGCGCACAGCATGCACCGTACTACAACTTGACCGCAATGAAGTCGTCGCGCACAAACGGAGAGACAAGAACGGTTACTGGGCCGTGCAGATTGGTGCTGGACAGAAAGAAGCGCGGAATGTCAGCAGGCCCATGTTGGGACATTTTGCGGGTGCGGGGGTGAGTCCGAAGAGGTGGGTTGTTGAGTTCAAGGTCAGGGACGAGGCAGGGCTAGGCGTTGGTATTGGGGAAATGGTTGGCGCAGGATGGTTCACAAAAGGACAATGGGTGGATGTCAAGGCGATAAGCAGGGGAATGGGATTCGCTGGT GGCATGAAACGACACGGTTTTGGTGGTCAACCAGCGTCCCACGGTCAATCGCTCATGCATCGCGGTATGGGTTCAGCTGGAGGCTCCCAGGGTTCAGGTTCTCGTGTGCTGCCTGGCAAGCGTATGCCGGGAAACATGGGTAATGAGAGCGTGACTGTCAAGAACTTGAGGGTGTTGCAGGTCGACGAGCAGAATGGCATTGTTGTCGTCAATG GTTGCGTCCCGGGACCGAAGAACCAGATTATCCGCGTTCAAGATGCGAGGGGGAAGCCGTGGCCTGCGGGGCCCATGTCAACCGCCGAACTCAAGCCAGCAGAGATTCTGGCTGAGGCGGGCGTTCCTGATGCGACCGAGGCGACGGCTAGTGCATAG